A portion of the Oncorhynchus nerka isolate Pitt River linkage group LG27, Oner_Uvic_2.0, whole genome shotgun sequence genome contains these proteins:
- the LOC115112162 gene encoding ankyrin repeat domain-containing protein 11-like isoform X1, which yields MPKGGGSKTPQLEDFPLNTDMVEKQSGKKDKVLSNKTPKLDRSDGVKEMKEKASKRKLPFTVGANGDQKDSDSEKQGPERKRIKKEPTNTRKSGLPFGMGMPGIRAGYPLSERQQVALLMQMTAEESVNSPDTTPKHQSQSSLGQKGTPNSASKTKDKVNKRNERGETRLHRSAIRGEARRIKELISEGADVNVKDFAGWTALHEACNRGYYDVAKQLLAAGAEVNTKGLDDDTPLHDASNNGHFKVVKLLLRYGGDPRQSNRRGETALKVANSPTMLNLLLGKGTYTSSEESSSESSEEEDAPSFAPSSSVDGNNTDSEFEKGLKLKGKKGLDQPLSTTTTPVKDEYEFDEDDEEERVPPVDDKHLLKKEFRKESPSVTKAGGLVSVPKGEVVKTYSKSNSLTPKKAVRRILSDSSDEDDGTLSFTPMPTPRQPAPPTNTKARDSATLSSKQQKEKTKVKKKRKKETKNVSKEVRFGKVNDKFCTSDSDCGDIGSEDDEGSMKNSNCIKDSTMSLKESSEFSTHSASSSSSSHGSMSSQKLTPSLTEHNPKQWRTDGWKTVSSPVWSDVSSLSDSVRTRLSSESDYSSADSSVESVKQVRKKAQENRKKNNVHTNALDKKNSDFHKNSNTDSTVSKTDKDGKVLKKHKVKHKHKNKAKEKAPSLVLNQDMNEKFVKSFSFDFDDSRQKSLLVETESPAESKVKLSKHEKEHLKKEDRLSKGKSEDRDWSSGKEVQRTAKEEKSKKTKESTKEKPSKEEREKPLKTEKERSLKEKEKPKEDKQQKTQKEEKKKKSKDKSSKPDRKSSEQKEEKHIKVDKEKNSREEKEKSKKEKVLKEEPDYEVYDVSNRFLNLEDTKLSASDDHHDRWASDLSSDCDLYGDDSWDAPPVKDYKEYKACNTVKLIVETEKIEGRDRRKENKIKDKKLDHNDKRSEKEPTSKKKEKESSEKICDKKKDLTEKQKLNSSHSVEKEKKRKESADTVKEKKEKDSTDSSRDRKDSYEFTKERKDLKIKQESIRDDYGNDASVKEIETVSKPCEIRERNHSGKEKERKGEGVEKREKTKADKHKEKPKDRSIEQDKEKPEKTSTEKLLKEKDTDRGSKDKKEGAKDKHKDKDRKVSSEQTKDKKEKASQDKHADRDKDVLEVKKEERKPEKVKPEKTWYKIADIFTDESEDEEDNYNGGVAKLSDSLGLSDSHRKDSTSDRDELDHFQMEKPRKYSAEAKHTTEKQKEKDHKKKDKTTFDMGKERKGSLEKHKKDKDSVDAKHKERKDRMSLDSNQEKKNKQKLLDKRDANEEKTKSKYKDKQDHVNDRKPSKGSGENEKSLLEKLEEEAMNDYKDDSNDKNSELSSDSFTDQGHEPVLSSYYDSSNISLPDITDERRDSLSISNPQDKFREKERHRHSSSSSSKKSHDKEKDKVKKEKGDKQDKIEEIRESYGRRESLPFEKEPMPLEADPYTFPFGSKGDKDEFDKTLEFEKEMSKKADKDKLSTVISDKIKDKKRKEKHKEKVKDEKHKYTDGFGSLKHSKEEIKCGMKESPQINNLKERSKEDSPKFDVKKERNRDSLDKDSRADHVKSKVKEENEKVIQSKDTARKDNRPRSKLLVDGDLRLTSFGQMLGLKDQEIEERHKKHKERMKQMEKLRHRSGDPKLRDKTKSTEEIKKNRNELSSKKSNSLESALKEKKLKDIGLPAQMMSPERKPQPIDTQNSKDWLAGHQMKENLPASPRQDQNRPTGVPTPTSVISCPSYEDIMQTPRTPSCSAEDYPDIMFDGLDCQNSSAMAMSMNACSPSFFDRYSNSSHTFQEGTCITPAKNLQLPLVSRSASSDIRRPLEEEFKAEAGKFLQHILPDASEFDLAAAQPPEDKAASVERLECLSPPYFSPIRMLSPGLELAEPALDGATTAMAGTETCEHLPEIVYNNFLMKPSTPVHRPDTQEPCLHIAAPPTPAPAALPPLDIDDLSEPHQSEHSLVPSDPVSGSEYLPPVVEEEEEEDNEEEGEEEEEEEVEGDLEEPTYSDHHAAEETRDVCSFSPPRVEEPLRKSWDESPDRRVTELHQLTPPHPPPNQVENSSDHTISWNSEMILKSPQRTYGEIEAAVSKITSPFSHSDSDLQHITAIPGHPSVTPPYAAYRSYVPDPDFDEQKEAVEDIPISPARPEMTPMELEPNYLTTTSSSTRLESFFTDCKPNLEDNHQMDSELSCAVQDGRQNSHGFTSESHMPLAVSNEPVVPWTDPFSATVDELDDLGPFSLPDLPSLSLPTSLPDKEMPELDIRDAEPADYKPPSAHIRPPAIETIEGEELMEVDLPILAKPLCPPEVLTLNDSLHDLVVPSPKHNFQPEFESEPQNVPEMNLVKTQVFENRVTYEETDESDGNMFSAVDTNNTQHHKQMSLTESLSVVITPCMDSMTTVKPEQSGQVSDPFVGPTCSPVPSVPLPVAVTISGTVHVSEALETTSKLTVTLTTLSTDLPKKVEEIPQRMTRNRAQMLAKQENTTTTKKPSSRVVAESTTTSIIPSSVIPPSVPTPVTMSMAVTTTTPIPTPTFVPFVVLEKEKELVTTISTTPTITPAPPPPLPVVVSKTKGRPVEEEESQTQHPRKRKFPKPQVQLVNTAMQQTREMIQQTLAVIVNAIKLDDIEPYHSDRSNPYFEYLQIRKKIEEKRKILCYITPQAPQCYAEYVTYTGSYLLDGKPLSKLHIPVIAPPPSLSEPLKELFRQQETVRGKLRLQHSIEREKLIVSCEQEVLRVHCRAARTIANQAVPFSACTMLLDSEVYNMPTESQVRLWVVKKGDENKSVRDRFNARQFISWIQDVDDKYDRMKTCLLMRQQHEAAALNAVQRMEWQLKVQELDPAVHKSLCVNEVPSFYVPMVDVNDDFVLLPA from the exons GCTGGACTGCACTGCATGAAGCGTGCAACCGAGGCTACTACGACGTGGCCAAGCAGCTGCTGGCAGCCGGTGCAGAGGTCAACACCAAGGGCCTGGACGACGACACCCCTCTGCATGACGCATCAAACAACGGGCACTTCAAG GTGGTAAAGTTGCTTTTAAGGTATGGAGGGGACCCTCGACAAAGCAACAGAAGGGGTGAAACCGCGTTGAAGGTTGCTAACTCCCCAACGATGCTCAATCTGTTGCTTGGAAAAGGCACGTATACCTCCAGTGAGGAGAGCTCGTCAG aATCTTCAGAGGAAGAAGATGCCCCATCGTTTGCCCCATCCAGTTCGGTGGATGGCAATAACACAGACTCAGAGTTTGAGAAGGGCCTGAAGCTGAAAGGGAAGAAAGGGCTGGATCAGCCCCTATCCACAACAACCACCCCCGTCAAGGACGAGTATGAGTTTGACGAGGATGATGAGGAAGAGCGCGTCCCTCCGGTGGACGACAAGCACTTGCTCAAGAAAGAGTTCCGCAAGGAGTCTCCCAGTGTCACCAAGGCTGGCGGCTTAGTTTCAGTACCGAAGGGGGAGGTGGTCAAAACCTATTCCAAAAGCAACTCGCTCACACCAAAGAAGGCTGTTAGACGGATTCTCTCTGACAGCTCAGACGAGGATGATGGAACGTTGTCTTTCACACCTATGCCCACACCACGGCAACCAGCGCCACCTACTAATACCAAGGCCCGGGACTCTGCTACACTGAGCTCTAAGCAGCAGAAAGAGAAGACTAAAGttaagaagaagaggaagaaggagacAAAAAATGTCAGTAAGGAGGTCAGATTTGGTAAAGTCAATGACAAATTCTGCACTTCTGACTCTGATTGTGGGGACATAGGGAGTGAGGATGATGAAGGCTCTATGAAGAACTCGAACTGTATAAAGGACTCCACAATGAGCCTAAAAGAATCCTCTGAGTTCAGTACTCACTCtgcatcctcttcttcctcttcacaTGGAAGCATGAGCTCTCAGAAACTGACACCCTCGCTGACAGAGCATAACCCAAAGCAGTGGAGGACAGACGGCTGGAAGACTGTGTCATCTCCTGTATGGTCAGATGTAAGCTCCCTCTCTGACTCGGTTAGAACAAGGCTTTCCAGTGAGTCGGACTACTCCTCTGCCGACTCGAGTGTCGAGTCAGTGAAACAGGTGAGAAAGAAAGCACAGGAAAACAGAAAGAAAAACAATGTGCACACCAATGCACTAGACAAAAAGAACTCTGACTTTCACAAGAACTCCAACACAGATAGTACGGTCTCCAAAACGGATAAAGATGGCAAAGTGTTGAAAAAGCATAAAGTCAAACACAAGCACAAAAACAAAGCGAAAGAAAAGGCTCCCAGTTTAGTGCTCAATCAAGACATGAACGAGAAATTTGTTAAGAGCTTCTCCTTTGATTTTGATGATTCAAGGCAGAAGTCACTCCTTGTTGAGACTGAGTCTCCAGCTGAAAGCAAGGTCAAGCTCTCTAAACATGAAAAAGAGCATTTGAAGAAGGAGGACAGGTTGTCGAAGGGCAAATCTGAGGACAGAGACTGGTCTTCTGGAAAAGAGGTGCAAAGAACTGCTAAGGAGGAGAAATCCAAGAAAACAAAAGAGTCCACCAAGGAGAAACCTagcaaggaggagagggaaaagccCTTGAAAACTGAAAAAGAAAGGAGCCTCAAGGAAAAAGAGAAGCCCAAGGAGGACAAACAACAAAAGACTcaaaaggaggagaagaagaaaaagtcAAAGGACAAGTCATCTAAACCAGACAGGAAGAGCAGTGAGCAAAAAGAAGAAAAACATATTAAGGTGGATAAGGAGAAAAATTCCAGGGAGGAGAaggaaaaatctaagaaagaaaagGTTCTGAAGGAAGAGCCTGATTATGAAGTCTATGATGTCAGTAACCGTTTCTTAAACCTAGAAGACACCAAGCTCAGTGCCTCAGACGACCACCACGACCGATGGGCGTCAGACCTTTCCTCTGACTGTGACCTATATGGAGATGACAGCTGGGATGCTCCTCCTGTGAAGGACTACAAAGAATATAAAGCATGCAACACTGTAAAGCTGATCGTTGAGACTGAAAAAATAGAGGGCAGAGACCGGAGGAAGGAGAACAAAATCAAAGACAAGAAATTAGATCATAATGACAAACGGTCAGAGAAAGAGCCTACCTCcaagaagaaagagaaagagtctTCAGAAAAAATCTGCGACAAGAAAAAGGATTTGACCGAAAAACAgaaactcaactccagccactctGTGGAAAAGGAGAAGAAGCGAAAGGAATCTGCCGATACTGtcaaagagaagaaagagaaggactCCACGGACAGCAGTAGAGACCGAAAAGATTCCTATGAGTTCACTAAAGAAAGAAAGGACTTGAAAATCAAACAGGAGTCCATAAGAGACGATTATGGGAACGATGCCTCCGTCAAAGAAATTGAAACTGTCAGCAAACCATGTGAAATTAGAGAGAGGAACCACTCtggaaaagagaaggagagaaagggagagggggtggaaaagagagaaaagacaaaAGCTGACAAACACAAGGAAAAGCCTAAAGACCGATCCATAGAACAGGACAAGGAGAAGCCTGAGAAGACCTCAACTGAGAAGCTTTTGAAAGAAAAGGACACAGACAGAGGCTCTAAAGACAAGAAGGAGGGAGCTaaagacaaacacaaagacaagGACAGGAAGGTGTCTTCAGAACAAACTAAGGACAAGAAAGAAAAAGCTTCACAGGACAAGCATGCTGACCGGGATAAAGATGTCCTTGAGGTGAAGAAGGAGGAAAGGAAACCTGAGAAAGTTAAACCTGAGAAAACATGGTACAAGATAGCAGACATTTTCACAGATGAAAGTGAGGATGAAGAAGACAATTACAATGGGGGTGTGGCCAAGTTAAGTGATTCCCTTGGGTTGTCCGATTCTCACAGGAAAGACTCCACATCTGACAGGGATGAGCTTGATCACTTCCAAATGGAAAAACCCAGAAAATATTCTGCTGAGGCCAAACACACAACAGAAAAACAGAAAGAAAAAGACCACAAGAAAAAAGACAAGACCACATttgatatggggaaagagaggaagggttCCTTGGAGAAACACAAGAAAGATAAGGATTCTGTTGATGCAAAACACAAGGAACGCAAAGACAGAATGTCTTTGGACTCAAACCAAGAGAAGAAAAACAAGCAGAAGCTGCTGGACAAGAGGGACGCCAATGAGGAAAAGACCAAGAGTAAATATAAAGACAAGCAAGATCATGTTAACGACAGAAAGCCCTCAAAGGGGAGTGGGGAAAATGAAAAGTCGCTCTTGGAGAAGCTGGAGGAAGAGGCCATGAATGACTACAAGGATGACTCCAATGACAAGAACAGTGAGTTATCCTCAGACAGCTTCACTGATCAGGGTCATGAGCCAGTGCTCAGCAGCTACTATGATTCCTCCAACATCAGCCTTCCAGACATTACTGATGAGAGACGAGACTCGCTCTCCATATCTAATCCTCAAGACAagttcagagagaaagagaggcaccGGCATTCATCATCATCGTCGTCCAAAAAGAGTCATGACAAGGAGAAGGACAAAGTCAAGAAGGAAAAGGGGGATAAACAAGACAAGATCGAGGAAATAAGAGAATCCTATGGACGCAGAGAAAGTCTGCCCTTCGAGAAAGAGCCTATGCCATTAGAAGCGGACCCTTACACATTTCCATTTGGGTCTAAGGGTGATAAAGATGAATTTGATAAGACATTGGAGTTTGAAAAGGAGATGTCTAAAAAAGCTGACAAAGACAAACTGAGTACTGTCATCAGTGATAAGATCAAGGAcaaaaagagaaaagagaaacaTAAGGAGAAAGTCAAAGACGAGAAGCACAAGTACACGGATGGCTTTGGATCCCTTAAACACTCCAAGGAGGAGATTAAATGTGGAATGAAAGAGAGTCCTCAAATTAACAATTTGAAGGAAAGATCAAAGGAAGACAGTCCCAAATTTGATGTGAAAAAAGAAAGAAATCGAGACTCTTTGGACAAAGACAGTAGGGCGGACCATGTTAAGTCCAAGGTTAAAGAAGAAAATGAAAAAGTAATTCAGTCTAAAGACACAGCTCGCAAAGACAACCGTCCACGTTCAAAGCTTCTGGTTGATGGGGATCTCAGACTAACCAGCTTTGGGCAAATGTTAGGTTTAAAAGACCAGGAGATTGAAGAACGCCATAAGAAGCATAAGGAGAGGATGAAGCAGATGGAGAAACTAAGACACAGATCAGGGGATCCCAAACTTAGGGATAAAACAAAGTCCACTGAGGAAATAAAGAAAAATCGCAATGAACTATCATCCAAAAAATCTAATAGTTTAGAATCTGCATTGAAAGAGAAGAAGCTCAAAGATATTGGTCTCCCAGCCCAAATGATGTCTCCGGAAAGAAAGCCACAACCCATTGACACTCAAAATTCAAAGGACTGGCTTGCAGGCCATCAGATGAAAGAAAATCTCCCAGCCTCACCTAGACAAGATCAGAATAGACCAACGGGTGTTCCCACCCCCACATCTGTAATCTCTTGTCCCAGCTATGAGGATATCATGCAGACGCCACGGACTCCATCCTGCAGTGCAGAGGACTACCCTGATATAATGTTTGATGGGTTAGATTGTCAGAACTCATCAGCCATGGCCATGTCTATGAATGCCTGCTCACCATCCTTCTTTGACAGGTACTCCAACTCATCGCACACCTTCCAAGAAGGGACTTGTATTACTCCGGCTAAGAATCTCCAGTTGCCCCTTGTCAGTCGATCGGCTTCATCTGATATTAGAAGACCCCTGGAAGAGGAGTTCAAAGCTGAAGCTGGCAAGTTTCTACAACACATTTTGCCAGACGCCTCTGAGTTTGACTTGGCAGCCGCCCAGCCTCCAGAAGACAAGGCAGCATCAGTGGAGAGACTTGAATGCCTGTCTCCTCCTTACTTCTCACCTATTAGAATGCTGTCTCCCGGTCTGGAACTTGCCGAACCTGCACTAGATGGGGCCACCACAGCAATGGCTGGCACAGAGACCTGTGAACACCTACCTGAGATTGTCTACAACAACTTCCTGATGAAGCCCTCAACGCCAGTCCACAGACCTGACACCCAGGAGCCGTGTCTGCACATTGCTGCTCCACCCACCCCTGCACctgctgctcttcctcccctgGATATTGATGACCTTTCTGAGCCTCATCAAAGTGAGCACAGTCTTGTTCCCTCTGACCCAGTCAGTGGCAGTGAGTATCTGCCCCCtgttgtggaggaggaggaagaggaggacaatgaagaggagggggaggaagaagaagaggaggaggtggaaggggaTCTTGAAGAACCAACATATTCTGATCATCATGCTGCTGAGGAGACGAGGGACGTCTGCTCATTCTCTCCTCCAAGAGTTGAAGAGCCTTTGAGGAAGAGCTGGGATGAATCTCCAGACAGAAGAGTTACAGAGTTGCATCAGTTGACTCCCCCACATCCACCACCCAACCAGGTGGAGAACTCCAGTGATCATACCATCAGCTGGAACTCTGAGATGATTTTGAAATCTCCTCAAAGGACTTATGGGGAAATAGAGGCAGCTGTCTCCAAGATAACCAGCCCCTTCTCGCATTCAGACAGTGATTTGCAGCACATTACTGCCATACCTGGCCATCCATCAGTGACCCCTCCATATGCTGCTTACAGGTCTTATGTGCCTGACCCTGACTTTGACGAGCAAAAAGAGGCTGTGGAGGACATTCCAATTTCTCCAGCAAGACCTGAAATGACACCCATGGAATTGGAACCAAACTACTTGACAACCACCTCATCCTCCACAAGGTTAGAGTCTTTCTTCACAGACTGCAAGCCAAACTTGGAGGATAATCACCAGATGGACTCAGAGCTTTCTTGTGCAGTACAAGATGGCAGACAAAACTCCCATGGCTTTACTTCTGAGAGCCATATGCCTCTAGCAGTAAGCAACGAGCCAGTGGTGCCCTGGACAGACCCATTCTCAGCTACAGTGGATGAGCTGGATGATCTTGGCcctttctctctacctgacctcccttctctctccctcccgacCTCCCTGCCAGACAAGGAGATGCCAGAGCTTGACATCAGAGATGCAGAGCCAGCCGACTACAAGCCTCCATCTGCTCATATAAGGCCTCCTGCTATTGAAACAATAGAGGGTGAAGAGCTTATGGAGGTTGACCTGCCTATCCTGGCCAAACCCCTGTGCCCTCCCGAGGTCCTAACACTCAATGATTCTTTGCATGATTTGGTTGTGCCCTCACCAAAACACAATTTCCAACCAGAATTTGAGTCTGAGCCTCAGAATGTCCCTGAAATGAACTTGGTGAAAACACAGGTCTTCGAAAACAGAGTCACATATGAAGAGACTGATGAGAGCGATGGAAACATGTTCTCAGCTGTTGATACAAACAATACCCAGCATCACAAGCAGATGTCACTGACCGAGTCTTTATCAGTTGTAATTACTCCATGTATGGACTCCATGACAACTGTTAAACCAGAACAAAGTGGGCAGGTATCAGATCCCTTTGTTGGGCCAACTTGCAGTCCTGTCCCCTCAGTTCCTCTGCCAGTTGCTGTCACGATTTCTGGAACAGTCCATGTTTCGGAAGCTCTTGAGACCACATCTAAGCTCACGGTCACTCTGACAACGTTGTCAACTGACCTTCCCAAGAAGGTGGAGGAGATCCCACAGAGGATGACCAGAAACAGGGCCCAGATGCTGGCAAAACAGGAGAATACCACCACCACAAAAAAGccgagtagtagagtagtagcagAGAGTACAACCACCAGCATTATACCTTCTAGCGTGATACCTCCATCTGTCCCTACCCCTGTCACCATGAGCATGGCTGTAACCACAAccacccctatccccacccctaccTTTGTCCCCTTTGTTGTTCTGGAGAAAGAAAAGGAACTTGtcaccaccatctccaccacaCCAACCATTACCCCGGCTCCCCCTCCGCCGCTTCCTGTAGTGGTCAGCAAAACTAAAGGGCGGCCTGTGGAGGAAGAGGAATCCCAGACGCAGCATCCACGCAAGAGGAAGTTCCCCAAACCGCAGGTTCAGCTGGTCAACACAGCCATGCAGCAGACCAGGGAGATGATTCAACAGACGCTGGCTGTCATTGTCAATGCCATCAAACTGGATGACATAGAACCCTACCACAGTGACCGCTCTAACCCTTACTTCGAATACCTGCAGATAAGGAAAAaaatagaggagaagaggaagatctTGTGCTACATCACACCACAGGCCCCTCAGTGCTACGCTGAGTATGTGACCTACACAGGCTCCTACCTGCTGGATGGCAAGCCTCTCAGCAAGCTGCACATCCCAGTG ATTGCTCCACCTCCATCGTTATCGGAGCCCCTGAAGGAGCTCTTTAGACAGCAggagacagtgagggggaagcTGAGACTGCAGCACAGCATAGAGAGG GAAAAGCTTATTGTCTCATGTGAGCAAGAAGTACTGCGGGTCCATTGCAGAGCGGCAAGGACGATAGCCAATCAGGCCGTCCCATTCAGTGCCTGCACAATGTTACTGGACTCTGAGGTGTACAACATGCCAACAGAGAGTCAGGTGCGTCTGTGGGTGGTTAAAAAG GGTGATGAGAACAAGTCAGTGAGAGATCGCTTCAACGCTCGCCAGTTCATTTCCTGGATCCAAGACGTGGATGACAAATATGACCGCATGAAG acGTGTCTGTTAATGCGGCAGCAGCATGAGGCAGCTGCCCTGAACGCAGTGCAGAGGATGGAGTGGCAACTGAAGGTGCAGGAGCTGGACCCTGCTGTACACAAGTCTCTGTGCGTCAACGAGGTCCCCTCCTTCTACGTGCCAATGGTTGACGTCAACGATGACTTTGTGCTGTTGCCCGCGTGA